The following proteins are co-located in the Sandaracinaceae bacterium genome:
- a CDS encoding THUMP domain-containing protein — MRIFVTAAGGTEKALKEELRELGYRRLQGQRGGVWLSGNREVAARICLHSRVAVRVLAELGRFACPDEDALYRGVQGLEWARWLTPERSLAVTSVARSSGLTHTQYIAQKTKDAIVDAQRVAHGRRSSVDRNDPDVAVFVHLEKNEAGVFLDASGRSLHLRGWRTEATEAPLKETLAAAMVRLGGWDRETPLFDPMCGSGTLVIEADLMARRVPTHPRAHRFGFERWADYDAEAAAAIDALREEAHAGARATGPRCAGADIDPEAVDIARRNAERAGAQAHFSEAALGALRLEGPHHVLSNPPYGQRLEADAAFWEALRGAMRRNPECTFSLLLPEEGAPRDLGERRAVRAHPLFNGRIRCRLVTWSSMKT; from the coding sequence ATGCGGATCTTCGTGACGGCGGCCGGGGGGACGGAGAAGGCGCTCAAGGAGGAGCTCCGGGAGCTCGGCTACCGACGCCTCCAGGGGCAGCGCGGCGGCGTGTGGCTCTCGGGCAACCGGGAGGTCGCGGCCCGCATCTGCCTGCACAGCCGCGTCGCGGTGCGGGTGCTCGCGGAGCTGGGGCGCTTCGCCTGCCCCGACGAGGACGCGCTCTACCGCGGCGTGCAGGGCCTCGAGTGGGCGCGCTGGCTGACCCCCGAGCGCAGCCTCGCCGTCACGTCGGTCGCGCGGAGCAGCGGGCTGACCCACACGCAGTACATCGCGCAGAAGACCAAGGACGCCATCGTCGACGCGCAGCGCGTCGCGCACGGGCGCCGCTCCTCGGTCGACCGCAACGACCCCGACGTCGCCGTCTTCGTGCACCTCGAGAAGAACGAGGCGGGCGTCTTCCTCGACGCCTCGGGCCGCTCGCTCCACCTCCGCGGCTGGCGCACCGAGGCCACCGAGGCGCCGCTGAAGGAGACGCTCGCCGCGGCGATGGTGCGGCTCGGCGGCTGGGACCGTGAGACGCCGCTCTTCGACCCGATGTGCGGCTCGGGCACCCTCGTCATCGAGGCCGACCTGATGGCCCGGCGTGTGCCCACCCATCCGCGAGCACATCGCTTCGGCTTCGAGCGCTGGGCGGACTACGACGCGGAGGCGGCGGCGGCGATCGACGCGCTGCGCGAGGAGGCGCACGCGGGGGCGCGGGCCACCGGGCCTCGCTGCGCGGGCGCGGACATCGACCCCGAGGCCGTCGACATCGCGCGCCGCAACGCCGAGCGAGCCGGGGCACAGGCGCATTTCTCCGAGGCGGCCCTCGGAGCGCTGCGACTCGAGGGTCCGCACCACGTGCTCTCGAACCCGCCGTACGGTCAGCGCCTCGAGGCGGACGCCGCGTTCTGGGAGGCGCTCCGCGGGGCGATGCGTCGGAACCCCGAGTGCACCTTCAGCCTGCTGCTCCCGGAAGAGGGGGCGCCGCGCGATCTCGGCGAGCGCCGCGCCGTTCGCGCCCATCCCCTCTTCAATGGTCGCATTCGTTGCCGTTTGGTGACGTGGTCAAGCATGAAAACTTGA
- a CDS encoding metallophosphoesterase — translation MRLGVIGDIHLCFDEVDVRQLDEEGYDAILVVGDLAAYSIKGGLGIAKLIASLSTPTFVMPGNHDAAHVGQMAAEVLEADALIPLLNLGQEQREADLAEALRPATLAGYSRHALPDGGRGLEMIAGRPHSAGGPRLAFRPHLEARFGVEDLEDSVRTLSALIDESDAEELIFFAHNGPHGLGQKRDDIWGCDFRKEEGDFGDLDLERAIEHARRRGKRVRAVVAGHMHHALRGGGHRRWQLEKDGTLYLNAARVPRIFQRAGRTLRHHVELRLEDDRAHAREVLRSE, via the coding sequence GTGCGGCTCGGCGTCATCGGCGACATTCACCTCTGCTTCGACGAGGTCGACGTGCGTCAACTCGACGAGGAGGGCTACGACGCCATCCTCGTCGTGGGCGATCTCGCGGCCTACTCGATCAAGGGCGGGCTGGGCATCGCGAAGCTCATCGCCTCGCTGTCCACGCCGACCTTCGTCATGCCCGGCAACCACGACGCGGCGCACGTCGGGCAGATGGCGGCGGAGGTCCTAGAGGCCGACGCGCTCATCCCGCTCCTCAACCTCGGCCAGGAGCAGCGCGAGGCCGACCTGGCCGAGGCCCTGCGCCCAGCGACGCTGGCCGGATACAGCCGGCACGCGCTCCCCGACGGCGGGCGAGGGCTCGAGATGATCGCGGGGCGCCCCCACTCCGCGGGCGGGCCTCGGCTCGCCTTCCGGCCGCACCTCGAGGCCCGCTTCGGGGTCGAAGACCTCGAGGACTCGGTCCGCACGCTCTCGGCCCTCATCGACGAGTCGGACGCCGAGGAGCTGATCTTCTTCGCCCACAACGGCCCGCACGGCCTCGGGCAGAAGCGCGACGACATCTGGGGCTGCGACTTCCGCAAAGAGGAGGGGGACTTCGGTGACCTCGACCTCGAGCGCGCCATCGAGCACGCGCGGCGCCGCGGCAAGCGGGTGCGCGCCGTGGTGGCGGGACACATGCACCACGCCTTGCGGGGCGGCGGCCACCGTCGCTGGCAGCTCGAGAAGGACGGCACCCTCTACCTCAACGCGGCGCGCGTCCCCCGCATCTTCCAGCGGGCGGGCCGGACGCTGCGCCACCACGTCGAGCTGCGGCTCGAGGACGACCGAGCGCACGCGCGCGAGGTCCTGCGGAGCGAGTGA
- a CDS encoding tetratricopeptide repeat protein: MRLGIWLALSLALAALCTGLGAAHAQEEEAEQAADAAELSEEERTERARTLFGEGLELADAGDWDRAVHRFRRALELRAAAPIRYNLATSLARMGRLVEALEECAAIIEDPEADDAVKEAARALQVELDPRLGRLTISVRGDATGTHVTLDGRPWETLGAPAAADPGIRVARLMREMEELDIEEVDVPEGGTAQVQLEVPVPLAVVAETTPDPDPIEEPIVEPGSDDGLIIGLIVGAGVLAVGAAILIAVLVSDQSGPQPSMGDFMPGVLEFD; encoded by the coding sequence ATGCGACTTGGGATTTGGCTTGCGCTCAGCCTCGCGCTGGCGGCGCTCTGTACCGGCCTGGGCGCGGCGCATGCGCAGGAAGAAGAGGCTGAACAGGCTGCCGACGCGGCCGAGCTGTCGGAGGAGGAGCGCACCGAGCGAGCGCGCACGCTCTTCGGCGAGGGGCTGGAGCTGGCCGACGCGGGCGACTGGGACCGCGCCGTGCATCGCTTCCGGCGGGCCCTCGAGCTGCGCGCCGCGGCGCCCATCCGCTACAACCTCGCGACCTCGCTCGCCCGCATGGGGCGCCTCGTGGAGGCGCTCGAGGAGTGCGCGGCCATCATCGAGGACCCCGAGGCCGACGACGCGGTGAAGGAGGCCGCGCGGGCGCTCCAGGTCGAGCTCGACCCTCGGCTCGGGCGTCTGACGATCTCGGTGCGGGGCGACGCGACCGGGACTCATGTGACCCTGGATGGCCGGCCCTGGGAGACCCTCGGCGCGCCCGCCGCCGCCGATCCGGGGATCCGCGTCGCGCGCTTGATGCGCGAGATGGAGGAGCTGGACATCGAAGAGGTCGACGTGCCCGAAGGGGGGACGGCGCAGGTCCAGCTCGAGGTTCCCGTGCCGCTGGCGGTGGTCGCGGAGACCACGCCCGACCCCGACCCGATCGAAGAACCGATCGTGGAGCCAGGCAGCGACGACGGGTTGATCATCGGTCTCATCGTCGGCGCGGGTGTGCTCGCGGTGGGCGCGGCGATCCTGATCGCCGTGCTCGTGTCCGATCAAAGTGGCCCTCAGCCGAGCATGGGAGACTTCATGCCCGGCGTCCTGGAGTTCGACTGA
- a CDS encoding serine/threonine-protein kinase, with protein MARQAQSSGRIPAIGGPKRKRSDDVQSGDIIAGRYRLEHPIGTGGMATIWEATHLTLNRALAVKFIDIVGPNSGKIRGRFLREARVAAAIRHRNVVDIVDFGTSEDGRPFMAMELLVGKTLAERLEVGPVLSIGESVRVLAKVLSGLGAVHDAGIVHRDLKPENVFLVEDADGMYPKLLDFGVSRAVDPRGELKSVLPTVENAIVGTPQYMSPEQARGLRDLDHRSDIWAVGVMLYELLTGQLPFDADAVGDIIIQIATADPPAFSALRPDLAGPIEHVVQKAMARKKEDRYESAREMRAALLGAVARTASQMQGATSRLSRPQVLSDSDLAPIAAKELLDAVGAAYEEGDSGLIDFSGHIDALEPAVRQVSPKPPPPPPRNSRPDPFLTPSADETGEMPQVDALPVRKKPVALLVVGAVVALAAIGGLGVWAVAGQGDPVAEPVTETQPSDEVAPEPETREAVEAPEPAPITLALTDLPDGAEVRLDGVPQEGAGPWELPRDDAEHRVEVRTEDGRSWEQTHVASEDATYAVTLPEPAPPPTKARRPRRPRRPGATRPGRGGGSGGGASGGNLMRDPGF; from the coding sequence ATGGCCAGGCAAGCCCAAAGCTCGGGTCGCATCCCCGCGATCGGAGGTCCGAAGCGCAAACGGAGCGATGACGTCCAGTCGGGCGACATCATCGCGGGCCGCTATCGCCTCGAGCACCCGATCGGCACCGGAGGTATGGCCACCATCTGGGAGGCCACGCACCTGACGCTGAACCGCGCGCTGGCGGTGAAGTTCATCGACATCGTCGGCCCGAACTCCGGAAAGATCCGCGGGCGCTTCCTCCGCGAGGCGCGGGTCGCGGCCGCGATCCGGCACCGGAACGTGGTCGACATCGTCGACTTCGGCACCAGCGAGGATGGCCGCCCGTTCATGGCCATGGAGCTGCTGGTCGGCAAGACCCTCGCCGAGCGCCTCGAGGTCGGGCCGGTGCTGAGCATCGGCGAGTCGGTGCGCGTGCTCGCGAAGGTCCTCTCGGGCCTCGGCGCCGTGCACGACGCGGGCATCGTGCATCGCGATCTCAAGCCCGAGAACGTCTTCCTCGTCGAGGACGCGGATGGCATGTACCCCAAGCTCCTCGACTTCGGCGTCTCCCGCGCGGTCGATCCCCGCGGCGAGCTGAAGAGCGTGCTGCCCACGGTCGAGAACGCGATCGTCGGGACCCCGCAGTACATGTCGCCCGAGCAGGCGCGCGGGCTGCGCGATCTCGATCACCGCTCGGACATCTGGGCCGTCGGCGTGATGCTCTACGAGCTGCTCACGGGGCAGCTCCCCTTCGACGCCGACGCGGTCGGCGACATCATCATCCAGATCGCGACCGCCGATCCGCCCGCCTTCTCGGCCCTCCGCCCCGACCTCGCCGGGCCCATCGAGCACGTCGTCCAGAAGGCGATGGCCCGCAAGAAGGAGGATCGCTACGAGAGCGCGCGCGAGATGCGCGCCGCGCTCCTCGGGGCCGTGGCGCGCACCGCCTCGCAGATGCAGGGCGCGACGAGCCGCCTCAGCCGCCCGCAGGTGCTCAGCGACTCGGATCTGGCCCCGATCGCGGCCAAAGAGCTGCTCGACGCGGTGGGCGCCGCCTACGAGGAGGGCGACTCGGGTCTCATCGACTTCTCCGGTCACATCGACGCGCTCGAGCCGGCCGTGCGGCAGGTCTCGCCGAAGCCGCCGCCGCCGCCGCCCCGCAACTCGCGTCCCGACCCCTTCCTGACGCCCTCGGCGGACGAGACGGGCGAGATGCCCCAGGTGGACGCGCTGCCCGTCCGCAAGAAGCCGGTCGCGCTCCTCGTGGTGGGCGCGGTCGTCGCGCTCGCCGCGATCGGAGGCCTCGGCGTCTGGGCCGTGGCCGGGCAGGGCGATCCGGTGGCGGAGCCCGTGACCGAGACGCAGCCCTCCGACGAGGTCGCGCCCGAGCCGGAGACGCGCGAGGCGGTCGAGGCGCCCGAGCCGGCGCCGATCACGCTCGCGCTGACCGATCTGCCGGACGGCGCCGAGGTGCGACTCGACGGCGTGCCGCAGGAGGGCGCGGGCCCGTGGGAGCTCCCGCGCGACGACGCGGAGCACCGGGTCGAGGTGCGGACGGAGGACGGGCGCAGCTGGGAGCAGACCCACGTCGCCAGCGAAGACGCGACCTACGCCGTGACGTTGCCCGAGCCGGCGCCGCCTCCGACGAAGGCGCGCCGTCCACGTCGGCCGCGCCGCCCCGGCGCCACTCGGCCCGGACGCGGTGGAGGGTCTGGCGGCGGCGCCTCGGGCGGCAACCTCATGCGCGACCCGGGGTTCTGA